In Zunongwangia sp. HGR-M22, the sequence GGTTTTGGCAATAGGAGAATTATATGATAACGCAAAAACAAAAGATCGAATTGAAAGAAATAATCGGCTCGAAGCATATCCAAAAACTTCAGAATTATTTTATGCAGCGAGGAATTAAAAACCGTTACCAGGAATCCTATTCACTAGAATACATCAGTCTAATATTTAATGGCAAAGTAACGAATAAGAAGGTAGAAGATGCAATTTTCGATTATGTGCCTTACATCATGCAAAAGCGAGCTACGGTAAACGAGGAGCGCGCAGATCTTTTAGCAAACGCCAAAAAACAAGCCTCGCATGCGTCGTAAGTTTTTTAAAATAAAAGTGATTCTTAAAGATCGGTTAAGTTATACCGATAGGCTTATGATACTGGCCATTATTGCTTTTATATTTCTTATTGCCATTGCAGCTGCCTTGATATACGATATAAATAAAAAGCCCGAAGCGGGAACTACGGGCTTTTCACATAAATATTTACGCTTAAATAAATATCAAATGAAAGTCAAATTTACAAAACCCAGCGAAAACCCGCAACATTTAATTGCAGGTTTACTACAAAAAGATGATGGGATCGAGTTCTATGGGATCCCACAAAGCAAGAAAGTAGAATGGTTGCAAAATGGCCATTCGCATAACTTCGATAAGCTGCCGCAAGGTAAGTTTATGATCCTGGCCAATGCTTTTAATAGCAATCACGAAGCCAGGCAGGTTATTAATAAATACTTTGGAATTAATCTTCCCTTTAAAAGACGGGTAGAACTGTACACCTACTTTATGTATGGCGGTTTAGATAATAAACCCGATATGATTGGCGAGGTGTTACAACCTCCAGAAAATTACAGGCATGAAGAGGATTGTATTTCCCTTCAGTTTAAAAAAATCCATCTAAACGGATCTCCTTTAAAGCACAGGGAAATTAAAATGCTCGATATGATGCTAAGAGATTATAAAGATACGGCGATTGCCTTTAAAATGGGCATCCAGGTAAGCACCTACAATCAGCACAAAAAAGAACTTTTTATTAAAACCGGTACGCATAGCAGAACCGCATTAATGATCGCTGCCATAAAGCAACGGGCAACAGGATTTTTTCATAAGGTTAGTTTAGGTTAATGATGAGAAAGGACGTTAGATATTATCGAAGTTTAATGAAACGCTGTGATCTACAGATCAAAGCAGCCATGACGAATGATGATTTTAATGAACAGGAACAGAAAGATGTGATTGCCTCTTTTAAAAAGCAGAAGAGAGACTATGCTTTGAAACTAGCGTCCTTTTTTAAACCTACGCACAAACTGAAATTCAACAATTAATACCCAATCATGAACCAATTAACAGCACATAGCATCACTCCCCTGCTCTCGGCCCTACCCGAAGAGCAGCTACGGGTGCTATATGCTGAAATTGGCAAAAAACTGGACAAATCTAAAAAGCCGGTTAAACCAAAAAAACAAAAGAAAACAACTCGCGAAAGCATTGCCGAGCAGCTTGGCGAAGAATGGCTGGAAGGCAACGAGGAAATGATGATCTCGCAAATAATGCATGGATCTTAAAGCTAAAAAAAGGAGATGAGAAATATGTATAACAGGTTAAGCATTTTGTCTGGAATCCACGCAGGTTCGAATCCTGCCCTCTCCACACCGAGGAGGCAAGTGAAAACTTGACTTCAAACCGACCGGCAGTCATAGGCTGATAATAAATGCCGGTCGGAATTATTAAAGAGGCTTTTTTGCCCTACACCAAATGCCGCCGGGAAGGTTGACTCCTAATCCCGGCCTGCATTTGGATTAATTTTTTAAAACCTGAAA encodes:
- a CDS encoding helix-turn-helix transcriptional regulator; this translates as MRRKFFKIKVILKDRLSYTDRLMILAIIAFIFLIAIAAALIYDINKKPEAGTTGFSHKYLRLNKYQMKVKFTKPSENPQHLIAGLLQKDDGIEFYGIPQSKKVEWLQNGHSHNFDKLPQGKFMILANAFNSNHEARQVINKYFGINLPFKRRVELYTYFMYGGLDNKPDMIGEVLQPPENYRHEEDCISLQFKKIHLNGSPLKHREIKMLDMMLRDYKDTAIAFKMGIQVSTYNQHKKELFIKTGTHSRTALMIAAIKQRATGFFHKVSLG